Proteins from one uncultured Desulfuromonas sp. genomic window:
- a CDS encoding hemolysin III family protein, producing the protein MKTSPRYTVAEELANSLTHAVGTLLAIAALTVLLVSATQHGSVWHITSSSIFGASLIFLYVSSTLYHLLRQPQKKARLRIFDHIAILLLIAGTYTPFTLITLHGVWGWSLFAAVWALAISGIFIEFSQLRYRRHLSIVLYVAMGWMIVMAIKPLLDALPCTGFILLLCGGLSYTLGISFYLWHRLPYHHAIWHLFVLAGSILHFYAVFLYVLPKAV; encoded by the coding sequence ATGAAAACTTCACCACGCTATACCGTCGCTGAAGAATTAGCCAACAGCCTGACGCACGCGGTTGGCACCCTGCTCGCCATTGCCGCACTGACGGTTTTGCTGGTCTCGGCTACGCAACACGGCTCCGTCTGGCACATCACCAGCTCATCAATTTTCGGTGCATCGCTGATTTTTCTCTACGTCTCTTCAACGCTCTACCACCTACTGCGCCAGCCACAGAAAAAAGCCCGGCTGCGCATCTTTGACCACATCGCCATTCTGCTGCTCATTGCCGGGACGTATACGCCGTTTACCCTGATTACGCTGCACGGTGTTTGGGGATGGAGCCTGTTTGCCGCAGTGTGGGCTTTAGCAATCAGCGGCATCTTTATTGAGTTCAGTCAATTGCGTTATCGTCGTCATTTATCCATTGTCCTCTATGTGGCCATGGGTTGGATGATTGTGATGGCAATCAAGCCGCTACTTGATGCCCTGCCCTGCACCGGATTCATCCTGCTGCTGTGCGGAGGACTCAGCTACACTCTAGGAATCAGTTTTTACCTGTGGCACCGCTTACCTTACCACCATGCCATCTGGCATCTGTTTGTATTGGCCGGCAGCATTCTGCATTTTTATGCGGTTTTCCTTTACGTGTTACCCAAAGCGGTTTGA
- the lon gene encoding endopeptidase La, whose translation MSHHEEDEEYEIKPEHLDDIDSESLVLARELLPDRLPIIPLRPRPAFPAILIPLHIAGADKVAIIRQVADSSTKTLGLVLVENVDAKDEPNNLHAVGVAGKIVKVLNSEEESIQVLVNCLERFTIEELHESELGLHATVAYQHEKPLTDQQELKAYSMAIISTLKELVKINPLYSEEIKMFLGRSSMDDPSRLADFAANLTSADGQELQQVLATFDVRERIERVLVLLKKELEVSRLQSKISKQIEKNISEQQRQFFLKEQLKTIKKELGLEKEGKTSEIEKFQERLKGLTLNDEAQKAIDEEIEKLQLIEPTSPEYNVSRNYLDWLTILPWGKNTKDSYDIAKAKRALDRDHFGLDDVKDRILEFIAVGKMKGDISGSILCLVGPPGVGKTSIGKSVAAALNRNFYRFSLGGMRDEAEIKGHRRTYIGAMPGKFIQAMKQADSANPVLMLDEIDKIGASFQGDPASALLEVLDPEQNNSFRDHYLDVPFDLSNVLFIATANQLDTIPAPLLDRMEVIRLSGYIMDEKVEIAKRYLIPKALKNHGLSKKQVTIRKDAMERIIDNYAREAGVRGLENRIKKIMRKAAMEFASDRVEKLTIRKTNVEEYLGKPIFSQDELFKNVPGVVTGLAWTSMGGATLQIESSAMPSKTKGFKQTGQLGKVMVESCEIAYSYVMGHLADYDLPENFFDQHFIHIHVPAGATPKDGPSAGVTMTTALLSMISEKPVRPKLGMTGELTLTGQVLPIGGVKEKTIAARRSGLKILIFPESNRKDFDDLPDYLREGIEVHFAKTYRDVYNVAFKK comes from the coding sequence ATGAGTCATCACGAAGAGGACGAAGAATACGAGATTAAACCGGAGCACCTCGACGACATTGACAGTGAAAGCCTTGTTCTGGCCCGCGAACTGCTGCCGGATCGGCTGCCGATTATTCCGTTACGCCCCCGTCCGGCCTTTCCGGCCATTTTAATTCCACTGCATATTGCCGGCGCCGACAAGGTTGCGATTATCCGCCAAGTCGCCGACAGTTCGACCAAAACACTGGGTCTGGTGCTGGTAGAAAATGTTGACGCCAAGGATGAGCCGAACAATCTTCATGCGGTTGGCGTCGCCGGAAAAATTGTCAAAGTACTCAATTCGGAAGAGGAGAGCATTCAGGTGCTGGTTAATTGCCTGGAGCGCTTCACCATCGAAGAACTGCATGAAAGCGAGTTGGGACTCCACGCCACCGTGGCTTATCAGCATGAAAAGCCACTGACCGACCAGCAGGAACTCAAGGCCTATTCCATGGCCATCATTTCGACCCTCAAAGAGCTGGTTAAAATCAACCCGCTCTATTCCGAGGAGATCAAAATGTTCCTCGGTCGTTCAAGCATGGACGACCCCAGCCGTCTCGCCGACTTTGCCGCCAACCTCACCTCAGCCGATGGCCAGGAACTCCAGCAAGTGCTGGCCACTTTCGATGTGCGCGAACGCATTGAGCGGGTGCTGGTTCTGCTGAAAAAAGAACTGGAAGTCTCACGTTTGCAGAGCAAGATTTCCAAGCAAATTGAGAAAAACATCTCCGAACAACAGCGGCAGTTTTTCCTCAAGGAACAGCTCAAAACCATCAAAAAAGAGCTGGGCCTGGAAAAAGAGGGAAAAACCAGTGAAATCGAAAAGTTTCAGGAACGCCTTAAAGGGCTGACTCTCAACGACGAAGCCCAGAAAGCCATCGACGAAGAGATTGAGAAACTGCAACTGATTGAGCCGACCTCGCCGGAGTATAACGTCAGCCGCAATTATCTCGACTGGCTGACCATTTTACCCTGGGGCAAGAACACCAAGGATTCCTACGATATTGCCAAGGCCAAGCGCGCCCTTGACCGTGACCACTTTGGTCTTGACGACGTCAAGGATCGCATTCTTGAATTTATCGCCGTCGGTAAAATGAAAGGCGATATCTCCGGCTCCATCTTATGTCTGGTCGGGCCACCGGGCGTCGGAAAAACCTCCATCGGTAAAAGCGTGGCGGCAGCGCTCAACCGCAACTTCTACCGCTTTTCATTGGGCGGCATGCGTGACGAAGCCGAGATCAAAGGACACCGACGCACCTATATCGGTGCCATGCCAGGTAAATTTATCCAGGCCATGAAGCAGGCCGACAGTGCCAATCCGGTACTGATGCTCGATGAGATCGACAAGATCGGCGCCTCCTTTCAGGGCGATCCCGCGTCTGCTCTTCTTGAAGTGCTTGACCCGGAGCAGAACAATTCGTTCCGCGATCACTACCTCGATGTGCCGTTTGACCTGTCCAACGTGTTGTTTATTGCCACGGCCAATCAGCTCGACACCATTCCGGCACCGCTTCTCGACCGCATGGAAGTGATCCGGTTGTCCGGCTACATCATGGATGAGAAAGTGGAGATTGCCAAACGCTATCTGATCCCCAAAGCGCTGAAAAATCACGGTCTGAGCAAAAAACAGGTGACGATTCGTAAAGACGCCATGGAAAGGATCATTGATAACTACGCCCGCGAAGCCGGGGTACGCGGCCTGGAAAACCGCATCAAAAAGATTATGCGCAAGGCGGCCATGGAGTTTGCCAGTGATCGGGTGGAAAAACTGACCATCCGCAAAACCAATGTTGAGGAGTATCTCGGCAAACCGATCTTCTCCCAGGATGAGCTGTTCAAAAATGTTCCGGGTGTCGTTACCGGACTGGCCTGGACCAGTATGGGCGGCGCCACCCTGCAGATTGAATCCAGTGCCATGCCGAGCAAAACCAAGGGCTTTAAGCAGACCGGCCAGTTGGGCAAGGTGATGGTGGAAAGCTGCGAAATCGCCTACTCCTATGTTATGGGCCACTTGGCCGACTACGACCTGCCGGAGAATTTTTTCGACCAGCATTTCATCCATATCCATGTACCGGCCGGAGCCACACCCAAAGACGGCCCATCCGCCGGTGTCACCATGACCACGGCACTGCTGTCAATGATCAGTGAAAAACCGGTGCGGCCGAAACTGGGGATGACTGGCGAGCTGACCCTGACCGGGCAGGTGTTGCCCATCGGTGGCGTTAAAGAAAAAACCATTGCCGCGCGCCGCAGTGGTCTAAAAATTCTGATCTTCCCGGAGAGCAATCGCAAGGATTTCGATGATCTTCCCGACTACCTCCGTGAGGGAATTGAGGTTCACTTTGCAAAAACCTATCGCGATGTTTATAATGTCGCCTTTAAAAAATAG
- the gspN gene encoding type II secretion system protein GspN, translated as MAAVRTSILLKKSLLYILATGAFFLLGLFVFFPSDVIRQRLQQELTVQLQKPVDVGATTLGFPMALDIESTRIAVDPSLSIAAEQLRLTPVWGSLLSGTPAANMTGQLWDGTFDATINSANRLELRANHLHWRGALPEMPTLTLDVQLRDLSLTGTLSENLPLETLTLSLSSLTIEGMKTIGGSENSFSLGELFLQARRENGHLLIEQLQSRDGNLVIQASGRITPGRRPELSRLDLSVTLIPQPSTDPALTSLLQLVTPADKNGHFVLELRGTAARPVLH; from the coding sequence ATGGCTGCAGTTCGCACCTCAATACTCTTGAAAAAAAGTCTGTTGTACATTCTGGCGACGGGTGCGTTCTTTCTCCTCGGCCTGTTTGTCTTTTTCCCCAGCGACGTGATCCGCCAACGGTTGCAACAGGAATTAACCGTCCAACTGCAGAAACCGGTGGATGTCGGCGCAACCACTCTGGGTTTCCCCATGGCACTGGATATCGAATCCACCCGTATTGCGGTCGATCCCTCTCTGAGCATTGCCGCAGAACAACTGCGGCTCACTCCAGTATGGGGCAGCCTGCTTTCCGGCACGCCCGCCGCCAACATGACCGGTCAATTGTGGGATGGGACCTTTGACGCCACCATCAACAGCGCCAACCGCCTTGAACTTCGGGCCAACCACCTGCACTGGCGCGGTGCCCTCCCCGAGATGCCGACGCTGACCCTCGATGTTCAGCTGCGCGATCTCTCCCTCACGGGCACACTGTCGGAAAACCTTCCGTTGGAAACGCTGACCCTGTCGCTGTCGTCCCTGACCATCGAAGGGATGAAAACAATCGGCGGCAGTGAAAACAGCTTTTCCCTCGGCGAGCTGTTCCTTCAGGCACGGCGTGAAAACGGCCACCTGCTGATAGAACAACTGCAAAGCCGCGACGGCAATCTGGTTATTCAAGCCAGCGGCCGTATCACACCGGGACGGCGTCCAGAACTCAGCCGACTGGACCTGAGCGTCACATTGATTCCGCAACCTTCGACAGACCCGGCGCTGACCAGCCTGTTACAACTGGTCACTCCCGCCGACAAAAATGGTCACTTTGTGCTTGAGCTTCGCGGCACCGCAGCCCGCCCCGTCCTCCACTGA
- the gspM gene encoding type II secretion system protein GspM: MMKQLSPRELAMVLVAAIFVVATVIYLAMIAPYFATMERLDSKIASRQQQLQQAKELQQDYRTIQGQIKSLQRRQASAGDFALFAYVESQVTRIAGRENLTSMRPMPAVSHNDITEEAVEIKLENVSLGQMLQLLQSFNSAPVPLQVKAMQLKVRFDNAQQLDSSLRISAYTKG; encoded by the coding sequence ATGATGAAACAACTTTCTCCTCGCGAGTTGGCTATGGTTTTGGTTGCCGCAATATTTGTCGTCGCCACAGTGATCTATCTGGCCATGATCGCTCCCTACTTTGCTACCATGGAGCGCCTTGACAGCAAAATCGCCTCTCGTCAGCAACAACTGCAACAGGCGAAAGAGCTGCAACAGGACTACCGTACGATTCAGGGCCAGATCAAATCTCTGCAACGCCGTCAGGCCAGTGCCGGTGATTTTGCCCTGTTCGCCTATGTGGAGAGTCAGGTGACACGCATTGCCGGGCGGGAAAACCTCACTTCCATGCGCCCGATGCCTGCGGTAAGCCATAACGACATCACCGAAGAAGCGGTGGAGATCAAGCTGGAAAATGTGTCGTTAGGCCAGATGCTGCAACTGCTGCAGAGTTTCAACAGTGCTCCGGTGCCACTCCAGGTCAAGGCCATGCAGCTCAAGGTCCGCTTTGACAATGCGCAGCAACTGGACAGCTCTCTGCGCATCTCCGCGTACACCAAAGGATAA
- a CDS encoding GspL/Epsl periplasmic domain-containing protein — MTKRRIGLEITSNRIRLVIFDGDKEKPVLLRKVEQPLEPDSDIANVVNQMLDGPAGFGDRFCTVLPGDDSFVRRLNFPFNDPRKIDAAAGMELASQLPVDISDHLVATTVVTGEDGQFTTTAATYPRHKIAEFLAPFDSGKIPIHVLGLTPFTEISGLRPWLTHGVLVRAHDGVLTLSLVVDGEVVSHENCGPVQDTSQRLADQILREAGLLCRAERLSQQPLCLIGNAVTPTLISTIKEMDWDVITVPLEESGNPIDPAFLPACAMALATDQPLINFRRGPFTLKSEWAALKKHFYIGGGLLLASLAILAATALHSYQFKTDVAEDYRKQLNQVFRETLPGQTAIVDPVQQLTVELNRLRETGRLVGLDKSTSALAVLRDFSTHTPKDITVDIKTFNYEPENLNVEGVTDSFDSVNRLAGELRKSPSFTAVRIADAKMGIQGKQVSFRLQISIGHAQQGGAL; from the coding sequence ATGACGAAACGACGGATTGGACTTGAAATAACTTCTAACAGGATCCGCCTGGTAATTTTCGATGGTGACAAGGAAAAGCCGGTACTGCTGCGCAAAGTGGAGCAGCCGCTTGAACCGGACAGTGACATTGCCAATGTCGTCAACCAGATGCTCGATGGTCCGGCTGGATTCGGTGACCGCTTCTGCACGGTCCTGCCCGGTGACGACAGTTTTGTGCGACGGTTGAATTTCCCATTTAACGATCCGCGCAAAATTGACGCCGCTGCAGGGATGGAACTGGCGTCACAACTGCCGGTCGACATCAGCGATCATCTTGTCGCCACCACTGTTGTCACAGGTGAAGATGGCCAGTTCACGACAACTGCCGCCACCTATCCACGCCATAAAATCGCCGAGTTTCTGGCCCCGTTTGACAGCGGAAAAATTCCCATCCATGTTCTGGGCCTGACACCGTTTACCGAAATCAGCGGTCTGCGCCCCTGGCTGACCCACGGGGTTCTGGTCCGTGCTCACGACGGTGTGCTGACCCTTAGCTTGGTGGTTGATGGCGAGGTGGTCAGTCATGAGAACTGCGGCCCTGTGCAAGACACGTCACAGCGTCTCGCCGATCAAATCCTCCGAGAAGCTGGCTTGCTGTGCCGCGCCGAACGCTTAAGCCAACAACCTCTGTGTCTGATCGGCAACGCGGTAACACCGACGCTTATTTCAACGATCAAAGAGATGGATTGGGATGTGATCACAGTACCGCTTGAAGAGAGCGGCAATCCCATCGATCCAGCGTTTCTTCCGGCCTGTGCCATGGCTCTGGCCACAGATCAGCCGCTGATCAACTTCCGCCGCGGACCGTTCACCCTGAAAAGTGAATGGGCGGCGCTGAAAAAACATTTCTATATCGGCGGTGGATTACTGCTGGCGTCGCTGGCGATCCTGGCGGCCACCGCTTTGCACAGTTACCAGTTCAAAACTGACGTGGCCGAAGATTATCGCAAACAGCTCAACCAGGTGTTTCGCGAAACCCTGCCGGGGCAGACCGCCATTGTCGATCCGGTCCAGCAGCTCACCGTTGAACTCAATCGATTACGCGAAACCGGCCGGTTAGTCGGTCTGGACAAGTCGACCTCCGCCCTTGCCGTGCTGCGCGACTTTTCCACCCACACGCCGAAAGATATCACCGTTGACATCAAAACTTTTAATTATGAACCGGAAAATCTCAATGTCGAAGGCGTAACCGACTCGTTTGACAGCGTTAACCGATTGGCCGGGGAACTCCGTAAAAGTCCCTCGTTCACAGCCGTACGCATTGCCGATGCCAAGATGGGCATTCAAGGAAAACAGGTATCGTTTCGCCTGCAGATCAGTATCGGTCATGCCCAGCAAGGAGGTGCATTATGA
- the gspK gene encoding type II secretion system minor pseudopilin GspK, translated as MSVFFAKKPLGNERGMALLLVLAITALLAALLSELSFSTLVDLRLAETYRDTTRSYYIAKGGIQVGQMILADDDNAYDGYDELWARGISNYPVGDNGWVTIEVTPLDGRINLNDLVSSSGNIDAVVKDRCLRLFDILEITQPHSHVDALIDWLDPDDDPQPAGAEAGYYALQDPATYCKNGPMDTLEELQLIAGFTAEEIKKLRPHVSLYGDNKIHLNSASAEVLYALAEEMTMDTAEAIVQQRKDRPLESVEELKELSNWETFYWAINGYVQVKANYYRIDTRASVNDGERRARATVEKDNNRIVYFEIR; from the coding sequence ATGAGCGTTTTTTTTGCAAAAAAACCGCTCGGCAACGAACGCGGCATGGCTCTGCTGCTGGTTCTGGCAATCACCGCCCTGCTGGCGGCACTGCTCAGTGAATTGTCCTTTTCCACCCTGGTGGATCTGCGACTGGCCGAGACGTATCGCGATACGACCCGGTCCTATTACATTGCCAAGGGCGGCATTCAGGTCGGTCAGATGATTCTTGCCGACGACGACAACGCTTATGACGGTTACGATGAACTCTGGGCACGTGGCATCAGCAATTATCCGGTGGGAGACAACGGCTGGGTGACCATTGAGGTGACACCGCTGGATGGTCGCATCAATCTCAACGATCTGGTCAGCAGCAGTGGCAACATTGATGCCGTGGTCAAAGACCGTTGCCTGCGCTTGTTTGACATCCTTGAGATTACCCAACCGCACAGCCATGTTGATGCACTGATTGACTGGCTGGATCCGGATGATGATCCACAACCGGCAGGTGCCGAAGCCGGTTATTATGCGTTGCAGGACCCGGCTACCTATTGCAAAAACGGTCCAATGGACACCTTGGAGGAACTCCAACTGATTGCCGGATTCACCGCGGAAGAGATCAAAAAACTGCGCCCTCATGTCAGCCTGTACGGCGACAACAAAATTCATCTTAATTCGGCCAGCGCCGAGGTGCTTTACGCTCTGGCGGAAGAGATGACCATGGACACGGCCGAAGCGATTGTCCAGCAGCGCAAGGATCGGCCACTTGAATCGGTGGAAGAACTCAAGGAGCTGTCAAATTGGGAAACCTTCTACTGGGCGATCAACGGCTATGTCCAAGTGAAGGCCAATTATTACCGAATCGACACCCGGGCCAGTGTTAATGACGGCGAACGCCGGGCTCGGGCCACCGTGGAAAAAGATAACAACCGTATTGTCTATTTTGAAATACGTTAG
- a CDS encoding type II secretion system protein GspJ — protein MTRSCSTDRTTGGFTLIEVLVAITLLSLVLTAVYGVFTSLSATEKRLHSDSEAYHQARIIFDRLGREIRTCYLNTDNDRSAFDSGEDSLGQPYLAFSSTSALTTGDSPGGVTQVRYELETDLGKTVGTLYRSAQPLFVTDDVARKQRMSSQIKAIVWRFYDGSEWQDDWDSTITETLPQTVEMQLTIHSNTGEDIELMTAFDLTMPRVER, from the coding sequence TTGACTCGTTCCTGTTCAACTGACAGAACAACCGGTGGATTCACTCTGATTGAAGTGCTGGTGGCGATCACTCTGCTCAGTCTGGTGCTGACCGCCGTGTATGGCGTGTTCACCTCGTTGAGTGCCACGGAGAAACGGCTGCACAGCGATTCGGAAGCCTACCATCAGGCACGCATTATTTTTGACCGTCTCGGTCGCGAGATTCGCACCTGTTACCTCAACACCGACAATGATCGCTCAGCCTTTGACAGCGGCGAAGATAGCCTCGGTCAGCCGTATCTCGCGTTTTCATCCACCTCGGCCCTGACCACAGGCGATTCGCCCGGTGGCGTTACGCAGGTGCGTTATGAACTGGAGACCGATCTGGGAAAAACAGTCGGCACCCTGTATCGCAGCGCCCAGCCGTTGTTTGTCACCGACGACGTCGCGAGAAAACAACGAATGAGCAGCCAGATCAAAGCCATTGTCTGGCGCTTTTATGACGGCAGCGAATGGCAAGACGACTGGGACAGCACCATCACAGAGACACTGCCGCAAACCGTGGAGATGCAACTGACGATCCACAGCAATACTGGCGAAGATATCGAACTGATGACCGCGTTTGACCTGACCATGCCCAGGGTGGAGCGATAA
- a CDS encoding prepilin-type N-terminal cleavage/methylation domain-containing protein, which translates to MSLTTATTVSDQRSASRQCGFTLLEVMIALAIIGSALIACLSLANRSVFSNDEVQRITTATMLAQHKMSELETESRLGELDTSELEGDWEEPYQQYRWQVEYSATPVSGVQQVTVSVLWGKKARNEEVTLDSFLFN; encoded by the coding sequence ATGAGTTTGACGACGGCAACGACAGTTTCTGATCAACGCAGCGCCTCGCGGCAATGCGGGTTCACCCTGTTGGAAGTGATGATTGCCCTGGCCATTATCGGCTCAGCTCTCATTGCTTGCCTGAGCCTGGCCAACCGCAGCGTGTTCAGCAACGACGAAGTGCAGCGCATCACCACGGCAACCATGCTCGCCCAACACAAAATGAGTGAGCTGGAAACCGAATCGCGTCTTGGCGAGCTGGACACCTCGGAACTCGAAGGGGACTGGGAAGAACCCTATCAGCAATATCGTTGGCAGGTCGAATACAGCGCAACTCCGGTTTCCGGCGTCCAACAAGTGACGGTTTCGGTGTTGTGGGGCAAAAAAGCACGCAATGAAGAGGTCACTCTTGACTCGTTCCTGTTCAACTGA
- a CDS encoding type II secretion system protein, which translates to MNNSRGFTLVELSIVVALISLFAVLSVPLLGSVAENNLNHSARRLAGMVKYLFNETALTATQHRLVFNLDDNLCTVEQLSELGEWQTPEGRVRQYRFPGNVDIKDIWVDERGKMTTGTVTITFHPQGWLPQTTVHLQQDKQDDGNELTIHLLPFTGSAEIEEGYHEFDDGNDSF; encoded by the coding sequence TTGAATAATTCGCGAGGGTTCACCCTGGTTGAATTGAGCATCGTCGTCGCCTTGATCAGCCTGTTTGCCGTGCTGTCGGTCCCTCTGCTCGGCTCGGTGGCGGAAAATAATCTCAACCACAGTGCCCGCCGTCTGGCCGGCATGGTGAAATACCTGTTCAATGAAACCGCCTTGACCGCGACACAACATCGTCTGGTCTTTAACCTTGACGACAACCTGTGCACGGTGGAGCAGCTCTCAGAGCTGGGCGAATGGCAGACACCGGAGGGTCGGGTGCGTCAATACCGGTTTCCCGGTAATGTCGATATCAAGGATATCTGGGTGGATGAGCGAGGCAAAATGACCACCGGCACGGTGACCATCACCTTTCATCCCCAGGGATGGCTGCCGCAGACCACGGTGCATCTGCAACAGGACAAACAGGACGACGGCAACGAGTTAACGATCCACCTGCTGCCGTTTACCGGCAGCGCTGAGATCGAAGAAGGCTACCATGAGTTTGACGACGGCAACGACAGTTTCTGA
- the gspG gene encoding type II secretion system major pseudopilin GspG: protein MKKSAIIRHNQRGFTLIEVMVVVVILGILAGIVVPKLLDRPEEARRTKAELQIKGIEDALALYKLDNGLFPSTEQGLQALVEKPESGRIPIKYRDGGYMKKIPSDPWGGNYIFLSPGINGDYDLLSYGADGEPGGEGKDADVKSWEIE from the coding sequence ATGAAAAAAAGCGCTATCATCCGCCACAATCAACGTGGCTTCACCTTGATTGAGGTCATGGTCGTCGTTGTCATTCTCGGCATTCTTGCCGGTATTGTCGTTCCAAAACTGCTCGACCGCCCCGAAGAAGCGCGTCGCACCAAGGCCGAATTGCAGATCAAGGGGATCGAAGATGCCCTGGCTCTCTACAAGTTGGACAACGGCCTGTTTCCCAGCACCGAGCAAGGGTTGCAAGCCCTGGTTGAAAAACCGGAATCGGGCCGCATTCCCATCAAATACCGCGACGGCGGCTACATGAAAAAAATCCCCAGTGACCCCTGGGGAGGCAACTATATCTTTTTGAGTCCCGGCATCAACGGAGACTACGACCTGCTGTCCTACGGTGCCGATGGTGAACCGGGTGGAGAAGGCAAGGATGCCGACGTTAAAAGTTGGGAGATTGAATAA
- the gspF gene encoding type II secretion system inner membrane protein GspF, translating to MALFDYSGFNQQGKTAKGSLEAGSKRAALEQLRDQGIYVSTLEEQPKTAARRRWSLPRRSRLPINDLATTTRLLATLLQAGVPLDEALQSVVEQVENPVQARLYTQVREEVRQGSSLFQALAEQGRSFPDLYQRMVEVGENSGTLDQVLLRLADFLEEQARLRSRTVSALAYPVLMAIVGVGVLLFLLSFVVPKITRMLTDLGQALPLPTRLLITTSDLISAYGWLVALLIGGGIVALLRYRRTEAGRLKLDGWSLKLPLIGRIQREIATARFSRTLGTLLHSGVPLLKALEISCGLLSNKVLRTAVETTSLEVREGASLAEPLKRSGVFPPLLAQMTAVGERSGTLEEMLIKVADSQDRQVEITLAGLLSLLEPLMILAMGGIIGFIVLAVLLPIFQASQGLG from the coding sequence GTGGCGCTTTTTGACTACAGCGGATTCAACCAGCAAGGTAAAACCGCCAAAGGCAGCTTAGAAGCGGGAAGTAAACGTGCGGCACTGGAACAACTGCGCGATCAGGGCATTTACGTCAGCACCTTGGAAGAGCAGCCGAAAACAGCGGCTCGCCGCCGTTGGTCATTGCCACGCCGTTCCCGGTTACCGATCAATGATCTGGCCACCACCACCCGCCTGCTCGCCACCCTGCTGCAGGCCGGTGTTCCACTGGATGAAGCGCTTCAGTCCGTGGTCGAACAGGTGGAAAATCCGGTCCAGGCCCGTCTCTACACCCAGGTGCGTGAAGAGGTGCGTCAGGGCAGTTCACTGTTTCAGGCCCTGGCCGAACAGGGGCGTTCGTTTCCCGATCTTTACCAGCGCATGGTGGAAGTGGGTGAAAACAGCGGTACCCTCGACCAGGTTCTGTTGCGGCTGGCCGACTTTCTCGAAGAGCAGGCCAGGTTGCGTTCCCGCACGGTTTCGGCTCTGGCCTATCCGGTACTGATGGCCATTGTCGGCGTTGGTGTTCTGCTGTTTCTGCTTAGCTTTGTCGTGCCGAAAATCACCCGCATGCTCACCGACCTCGGTCAGGCCCTGCCCTTGCCGACCCGTCTGCTCATCACCACCAGTGACCTGATTTCAGCCTATGGCTGGCTGGTGGCGTTACTGATCGGCGGCGGCATTGTCGCGTTGCTGCGCTATCGGCGCACCGAAGCCGGCCGCCTTAAACTCGATGGCTGGAGCCTGAAACTGCCGCTGATCGGCCGGATTCAACGCGAGATTGCCACGGCCCGCTTCAGCCGGACTCTGGGCACGTTGCTGCACAGCGGTGTTCCCCTGCTCAAAGCCCTGGAGATCAGCTGTGGCCTACTGAGCAATAAAGTCCTGCGCACGGCCGTAGAAACAACGTCCCTTGAAGTGCGTGAAGGGGCCAGTCTGGCCGAGCCGCTCAAGCGCTCCGGCGTTTTCCCACCGCTATTGGCCCAGATGACCGCCGTCGGTGAACGCAGTGGCACGCTTGAGGAGATGTTGATCAAGGTCGCAGACAGTCAGGATCGCCAGGTGGAAATCACTTTGGCCGGACTGCTGTCGCTGCTGGAGCCGCTGATGATCCTTGCCATGGGCGGTATTATCGGCTTCATTGTCCTGGCGGTGCTGCTGCCGATCTTCCAGGCCAGCCAGGGCCTCGGTTAA